In Granulicella mallensis MP5ACTX8, the sequence CCAGGGTAAAGGCGCTGTAGGCTCCCGTGCGGTCGTTGAACTGGATGGCTTCAATATGAACGCTGTGCCCGTTGCGCACATAATCCGCGACTTGCGAACGCTGCGGCGCACATTCTTCGAGCGCCGCTTTATTCGCCGTCGCCAGCGAAACAGACGAGGTTCCCGAAGAAGGAGCGGCTGCTCCCACCTTCCACTCACCAAAACTTTGCGGCAGCAACGGCGTCGGAGGCTCGGTAATCGCAACAGCGGACTGCGCCAACGCGCCCGCCGCAAACCCCGCCAGCACTAAGCTCGCACACACACCACGCCGAAGAACGAAAGCCAGTCCCATACAGGGCACAGACTACACCAACGGCAAAACGTAAGCACGCTGAAAGACAATCGCCAGCGCCGTGGCCCTGACTTTTGCCTTTCTGGTTGTCATTCCGACCCTGAGCGAAGCCGAAGGGGAGCGAATCTGCTTCCCGCCCGTACAGGCGACCCTCTTCAAGCTACCGCTGCGCCCGCTCGGTCGACCTCGAAGCACCCGCCTTGCCACCATTGATACCCGACGCGTACCTCGCAACCCCGTTGTATAAACTCTCAGCCACACGCTGCCGATACTGCGGCTGCTGCAACTGGTCAGCATCCGTCGGATTGGTAACAAAGCTGATCTCCGCCAGAATCGACGGCATATTCGCGCCGATCAGCACCACGAACGGCGCCTTCTTTACCCCACGGTTCTTCAGCCCGTCGTTGCCCTTCGCCAAACCGGAGTACAGCCCCGCATCCACATCGGTGGCCAGTTCGCGCGACTCGTCGATCTTGTCCTTGAGCGCGATCTTCTTCACCAGGTCGCTCAGCTCATGCACGCTCTGGTTCGACACAGCATTCTCACGACCCGCCACCCGCATCGCATCCGGATCGCTGGTGAAGTTCAGGTAATACACCTCGACGCCACGAGCGGAGGGGTCCTGCGAACTGTTCGCGTGCACTGAGATAAACAGGTCAGCCTGCGCCTTGTTCGCAATCGCCGTCCGAGTCTCCAGCGGAATGAAGGTATCGTCCGCACGCGTATAGACGATCTCCGATCCAAGCCGGTCGTGCAGCAGCTTGCCCAACCGCAGCGCCACATCGAGCACAACGTCCTTCTCCTCGATGCCGCCCACGCCCAGCGTTCCTGAATCATGTCCACCATGACCCGGATCAATGACGATCCGCCCGATCTTCAGCCCCAGGGCCCGCATCAGCGTCTCGCCGTCAGCCGTCGGCGGCGCAGCGGCTACCGGAGCTGCGTTCGCCCGTTCTTTATTCTTCAGGGTACGCTCGACGATCGGCTGCGATGTCGGCTTGCTCGTCGCCTCGACCTTGCCTGGCTGATCGCCGACATCCGTAAACTCTGTCCCCGTATCGACCGAGTGCGACGTCACTGTATTCGGAACCGGATTCGCAGTCGTCGGCCGTGTCGAGATCACAACCCGAGGTTGCGCTACCGCCACAGTCTTCGCGCTCCCGGTAGTCCTTCTCGGAGGCAAACCAAAGGCAGCGCTGCCATCGGTCACCGGCGTCGGCGGTAGAGAGGAAACCTCGGTAGCGCCATTCGTATTACTCCGGTCCACCGCAACCTGCGGTGGTGCCGAAACTGCCGGAACCGGAACTGGATGTCTACTAACTGTCTCCTGAACTCCTGTTGGCTGTTCGTTGCTCCCCTGCTCCTTCACTACTCCCACGCCCTGCTTCCCATGGATATCAATAATCAGCCGGTAGGGATTCGGCAGCAGAAACGCCGAGTATTCCGCGACCTCATGCACATCCAACACGATTCGCGTAACGTCATTGGAAAATTGTGCCGCTCGAATACGCGTGAGGAAGCCGTCGTCATTCACCGCAAAGCTCTTGCCTGCAAGCTCCGAGGCAAGGTGTGAGTTATGCAGGTCAAAGAAGATGCGGTCAGGGTTCTCCACCCGGGCCGCCTGGTATTCCACCTCATCCCCAAGATCGATGGCCACACGCGTGTATGTCGGGGTCGACCAGTGACGAATCCCCGTGACCTGCGCCACATGCTTATTTGAAGATAGATTGACCGGTCGAACAGCAGGAACGTCCGACTGGGGAGCATCTACCTCTGCCGATGGAACCGGACGCACAGTCTTCGCGACAGCCGGGGTCTCCGTCGAACGCGCTCTCTGCGTTGGCGGAAGAGCCACATCATCGCTCGAACGAGCACTCTTCGTCTCGAGGCTCCTGGCTATCTTCGGATACTGGCTCTCGAGCGCTTCTCTTACTTTGCGAGCCTCAACCGGGTCATTGGCACCGTCCGGCCCAAGCAGTTCCAACGCATGTACAAGCGCAGCCGAGGCTAACGATCCGCTCGGATAGGCCTTCGCCAGGAACTCATACTGTCCAGCCGCATCGTGAAGGCTCTTGCGATCGCTAAGCTCACGTCCCTGCTCGGCGAGCAACTCCGCTACCTGGTCGACGGCATGCGCTGCATGAGGATTCGCAGGGTCACCGTGGTAGATCGCGCGAAAATCATCCATCACCTCGGCGTACTCCACCTTGGTATGCGTGCCTGCAGGTTCAGCCTCGAAGGCTCGCCGTGCCGTAAGCGCCGCCTGCCAGGGATCGGTCTTCGTTCGCGCCGTAAGCGCTGCTGAACTCAGCCCTGTGCAGCAGACGCACGAGATCGCAACCGCACACATTACGCAACGTCCGCGCACAACCCACCTTTGGCAAAGAATGCCCATACCTATCTCAGTGTAGGTTTGCGGCAGCGCTCTCCAGGCTGTGAATCCTGCAAGGGTACTCAGGCGAATACCCTCGACCATGTGGCCTCTGCTTTTGCTGTTCTTGTTGTCATTCCGAGCGCAGCGAGCGAACCTGCTGTCTCCCGTTTTTTGTTCGTATCGCCACAAACGTTACAGTTCAGCACGAACTGTACATCTTTCAGTGTTGGCCCGATATTGTCCAGGCAGCGCGAACGAAGAGCGGGAGACAGCAGGTTCGCTCGCTCCGCTCGGAATGACAACCAGAAAAGCAACGGCAAAAACAACAGCGACAACGACAACTACCCCAGCAACTCACCCACCACACCAGCCGCACTCGCCAACGCCCCATCCAGCGCAGCCACATCACTCCCACCAGCCTCAGCAAGATCCGGACGGCCGCCGCCCTTTCCGCCAACCTTCGCTGCAATCTGTCCGACGATCTTTCCCGCCTGGACCTTGCCGATAAGATCCTTGGTCACGCCAACGATCAACGAGACCCGGCCCTCGGTCGCTGCTCCCAGCACCACTACGCCGGAGCCCAGCTTGCCGCGCAGTTCATCCACAAGGTTCCGCATCTGCGATTTGTCGAGAGCATCCACGCGCTGTGCCAGCACCTTCACACCCTTGACCTCAACCGCCGAGGACGCCGCATCCGCCGTCGCCGCACTGGCCGACTTCATCCGCATCTGCTCCAGTTCGCGACGCAACTTCTTCATTTCGTCGTCCTGAGCCGCCACTCTCGCGCGCAAGGAGTCCGCATCTCCCGCACCAAACTGCGCTGCTACCTTCGCGACATCCGCATCGCGGCGAAACACCGCCAGCGAACCTGTTCCGGTTACAGCCTCGACACGTCGCACACCGCTCGCAACAGCACCTTCACCCACCAGCTTGACCAGGCCAATCTCACCCGTCGCGGCGATGTGCGTTCCACCGCAGAGCTCCGTCGAGAAGTCGCCGATCTTCACCACACGAACGCGCTCGCCGTACTTCTCGCCGAAGAGCGCCATCGCGCCCAGCTCATGTACCGCAACGTCAATCGGCACATCTACCAGTGTCTGCACGAGGGTGTTCGCCAGCACCTGCCGGTTTACGATGTCCTCGACCTCCTGCAGTTCCTCGTCGGCCACACCGGTGAAGTGCGAGAAATCGAAGCGCAG encodes:
- a CDS encoding N-acetylmuramoyl-L-alanine amidase, whose protein sequence is MVEGIRLSTLAGFTAWRALPQTYTEIGMGILCQRWVVRGRCVMCAVAISCVCCTGLSSAALTARTKTDPWQAALTARRAFEAEPAGTHTKVEYAEVMDDFRAIYHGDPANPHAAHAVDQVAELLAEQGRELSDRKSLHDAAGQYEFLAKAYPSGSLASAALVHALELLGPDGANDPVEARKVREALESQYPKIARSLETKSARSSDDVALPPTQRARSTETPAVAKTVRPVPSAEVDAPQSDVPAVRPVNLSSNKHVAQVTGIRHWSTPTYTRVAIDLGDEVEYQAARVENPDRIFFDLHNSHLASELAGKSFAVNDDGFLTRIRAAQFSNDVTRIVLDVHEVAEYSAFLLPNPYRLIIDIHGKQGVGVVKEQGSNEQPTGVQETVSRHPVPVPAVSAPPQVAVDRSNTNGATEVSSLPPTPVTDGSAAFGLPPRRTTGSAKTVAVAQPRVVISTRPTTANPVPNTVTSHSVDTGTEFTDVGDQPGKVEATSKPTSQPIVERTLKNKERANAAPVAAAPPTADGETLMRALGLKIGRIVIDPGHGGHDSGTLGVGGIEEKDVVLDVALRLGKLLHDRLGSEIVYTRADDTFIPLETRTAIANKAQADLFISVHANSSQDPSARGVEVYYLNFTSDPDAMRVAGRENAVSNQSVHELSDLVKKIALKDKIDESRELATDVDAGLYSGLAKGNDGLKNRGVKKAPFVVLIGANMPSILAEISFVTNPTDADQLQQPQYRQRVAESLYNGVARYASGINGGKAGASRSTERAQR